The following are encoded together in the Lactuca sativa cultivar Salinas chromosome 1, Lsat_Salinas_v11, whole genome shotgun sequence genome:
- the LOC111906545 gene encoding threonine dehydratase 1 biosynthetic, chloroplastic: MAAVTYPCNLLPLPYLSTRTTTKTSATVSFSVTAVSRQVSATSTAGVVAAPSQPLLQFSFDSLQYEQGKVGAVPDGRVSDSPPVGAMEYLTNILTSKVYEVAMESPLQHAGKLSEKLGVDVWLKREDTQPVFSFKLRGAYNMMAKLSKKQLAEGVICSSAGNHAQGVALAAKKLGCDAVIVMPVTTPHIKWHSVKRLGATVVLEGDSYDEAQAYAKKRAIKENRTFIPPFDHPDVISGQGTVGMEIVRQLQGPIHAIFVPVGGGGLIAGIAAYVKRVSPEVRIIGVEPADANAMALSLHHGQRVMLDQVGGFADGVAVKEVGVETFRLCRELIDGVVLVSRDAICASIKDMFEEKRSILEPAGALALAGAEAYCRFYNLKDANVVAITSGANMNFDRLRLVTELANVGRQREAVLTTFMPEEPGSIKKFYNLVGAISITEFKYRYDRNKNRALILYSVGVHTKSELQAMIERMKSYQLDTIEFTHNDMVKDHLRHLMGGRSNVENELLCRFIFPEKPAALVKFLDVISPRWNISLLHYRAQGEAGANVLIGIQIPTTELNEFRSCANDLGYDYEIESDNEGFQLLMR; this comes from the exons ATGGCAGCTGTGACATATCCCTGTAACTTACTACCACTTCCTTACCTTAGTACGAGAACCACCACCAAAACAAGTGCTACCGTCTCCTTCTCCGTCACCGCTGTGTCAAGACAGGTCTCTGCTACATCTACCGCTGGTGTTGTCGCTGCCCCATCGCAGCCACTGCTACAGTTCTCTTTTGATTCACTGCAGTATGAACAGGGTAAGGTTGGAGCTGTGCCCGATGGTCGTGTCTCAGACTCGCCGCCGGTGGGTGCAATGGAGTACCTGACAAACATACTGACGTCGAAGGTTTACGAGGTGGCGATGGAGTCGCCACTGCAACACGCCGGGAAGCTGTCGGAAAAGCTGGGTGTTGATGTATGGTTGAAGAGAGAGGATACTCAACCA GTTTTCTCCTTCAAACTTCGTGGAGCATATAACATGATGGCAAAGCTTTCAAAGAAACAACTCGCAGAAGGCGTCATCTGTTCTTCAGCTGGTAATCATGCTCAAGGTGTTGCATTAGCAGCCAAGAAACTGGGCTGCGATGCAGTTATCGTTATGCCAGTTACCACgccacatatcaag TGGCATTCTGTTAAGAGACTTGGCGCAACAGTCGTTCTTGAAGGCGACTCATATGATGAAGCTCAAGCGTACGCTAAGAAAAGGGCGATAAAGGAAAATCGGACCTTCATTCCTCCTTTCGATCACCCAGATGTAATCTCTGGTCAGGGAACTGTGGGAATGGAGATCGTGCGCCAGCTGCAAGGCCCAATCCACGCCATATTTGTGCCGGTGGGTGGTGGCGGTTTGATCGCCGGTATTGCTGCCTACGTAAAGAGGGTTTCCCCTGAGGTCCGGATCATCGGAGTTGAACCCGCTGATGCAAACGCAATGGCGTTGTCATTGCACCATGGTCAACGGGTCATGCTTGATCAAGTCGGTGGCTTTGCAGATGGTGTTGCTGTCAAGGAGGTTGGAGTTGAGACGTTTCGTTTATGCCGGGAACTGATCGACGGAGTTGTTCTTGTCAGCCGTGATGCCATCTGTGCATCCATAAAA GACATGTTCGAGGAAAAAAGGAGCATTCTTGAACCAGCTGGTGCTCTTGCTCTTGCTGGAGCAGAAGCTTATTGCAGATTCTATAACCTTAAGGATGCTAATGTTGTAGCCATAACCAGTGGAGCTAACATGAACTTCGATAGATTGAGATTGGTAACTGAGCTTGCAAATGTTGGTAGGCAACGAGAGGCTGTGCTTACTACTTTCATGCCAGAAGAGCCTGGAAGCATTAAAAAGTTCTACAATCTT GTTGGAGCGATAAGTATCACCGAGTTCAAGTATAGATATGATCGTAACAAAAATCGAGCTCTAATTTTATACAG TGTTGGCGTTCATACAAAGAGCGAACTTCAAGCCATGATTGAGAGGATGAAGTCTTATCAACTAGATACGATAGAATTCACGCACAACGACATGGTTAAAGACCATTTGCGACATCTG ATGGGTGGTCGATCAAACGTTGAAAATGAGCTTCTTTGTCGATTTATTTTTCCTGAGAAGCCTGCAGCTTTAGTGAAATTCTTGGACGTTATTAGTCCACGTTGGAATATTAGCTTGTTACATTATCGTGCACAG GGAGAAGCGGGTGCAAATGTACTGATCGGGATTCAAATTCCGACAACTGAATTAAATGAGTTTCGTAGTTGTGCCAACGATCTTGGATATGACTACGAAATCGAAAGCGATAATGAAGGATTCCAGCTTCTAATGCGTTGA